From one Nilaparvata lugens isolate BPH chromosome 2, ASM1435652v1, whole genome shotgun sequence genomic stretch:
- the LOC111057821 gene encoding uncharacterized protein LOC111057821: protein MRKYHQLILVIVTVSSLSTLLMYRHEYLKLRYVLEVLNFFGNQQGTVNNCLVLNDTFVRDTKSRYIFGNPTPSWLKLGPHFVYSAFWEEQNEKNYVRALAIGPPSAFTNFECHIWFDQGDVLFSEMGKFGYSVRNIHRDNDYKDSKTKIYELYCEPIETTPAGSPHGVIFIHKKPKMKIKTFVPIYNTLSRIESANYSAVCVKADVTGLSKTSILEFISYHQIVGVTDFLVYDNGLHHSILSELEMLIGLEGFIRSITTLNWNFPFEDLDLQLVLMEMDCLARTSRKVELVSILDWEEYILPKYSNKPTVLKMLGEVLKDDRKTTSFDVSTVLCCTDMKNDKSADKSWPVVLRKTQCMPLDVKKSIIYNPNVDQDVRKQDMPSNFGKIFIYKACSGQKTITKYEPTMAQFLGGLMTSKLLRLRKSGTFILNS from the coding sequence ATGAGGAAATATCATCAACTAATTCTGGTAATTGTAACTGTTTCAAGTTTATCCACTCTATTAATGTATAGACACGAGTACTTGAAATTGAGGTATGTTTTAGAAGTACTCAACTTCTTTGGGAACCAACAAGGAACGGTCAATAATTGCTTAGTATTAAATGATACTTTTGTAAGAGACACTAAAAGTAGATATATATTTGGTAACCCAACACCTTCATGGCTTAAACTAGGGCCTCATTTTGTTTATTCAGCGTTTTGGGAGgagcaaaatgaaaaaaattatgtacGAGCTTTAGCAATTGGACCTCCATCTGCTTTCACTAACTTTGAGTGTCACATCTGGTTTGATCAAGGAGACGTCTTGTTCTCAGAAATGGGGAAGTTTGGATATTCTGTTAGGAATATTCATCGTGATAACGATTATAAAGATTCTAAGACAAAAATCTATGAACTTTATTGTGAACCCATCGAGACTACACCAGCCGGTTCTCCCCATGGtgttatatttattcataaaaagcctaaaatgaagataaaaacTTTTGTTCCAATTTATAATACTTTGAGTAGGATTGAAAGCGCAAACTATTCAGCTGTGTGCGTCAAAGCTGATGTTACTGGACTGTCAAAAACGTCAATACTAGAATTTATTAGCTACCATCAAATTGTTGGAGTAACCGATTTTCTTGTTTACGATAACGGTTTACATCATAGCATTCTGTCTGAACTTGAAATGCTAATAGGCCTTGAAGGATTTATCCGTTCAATTACCACTCTCAACTGGAACTTTCCCTTTGAAGATTTAGACCTGCAGTTGGTATTAATGGAAATGGATTGCCTTGCTAGAACTTCTCGAAAAGTAGAGTTAGTCAGCATTCTGGATTGGGAGGAGTATATCTTACCCAAGTACTCGAATAAACCGACTGTTCTGAAGATGCTTGGAGAAGTGCTAAAAGACGACAGAAAGACAACATCCTTCGATGTATCCACAGTTTTGTGTTGTACTGACATGAAAAACGACAAAAGTGCTGATAAGTCTTGGCCAGTTGTGCTTCGCAAAACGCAATGCATGCCTTTAGACGTTAAAAAGAGTATTATCTATAATCCCAATGTTGATCAAGATGTAAGAAAACAAGATATGCCTTCAAATTtcggaaaaatattcatttataaagcCTGTAGCgggcaaaaaacaatcacaaagTATGAACCAACAATGGCCCAGTTTCTAGGTGGTCTCATGACAAGTAAACTTCTCAGACTGAGAAAGTCAGGTACTTTCATCTTGAATAGTTGA